The Martelella sp. AD-3 genome includes a region encoding these proteins:
- a CDS encoding DUF1413 domain-containing protein produces MLDEDEIANRLLAQEPGEFHFPELYGKGWNRLSIGDKVKIGREFLNAVRKGRFPGVEDTGRKKGGGRVYVKRG; encoded by the coding sequence ATGCTCGACGAAGACGAGATCGCAAACCGGCTTCTGGCACAGGAGCCGGGCGAGTTTCATTTCCCGGAACTTTACGGCAAAGGCTGGAACCGGCTCTCTATCGGCGACAAGGTGAAGATTGGCCGCGAATTCCTCAACGCCGTGCGCAAGGGCCGCTTTCCCGGCGTGGAAGACACCGGCCGCAAGAAGGGCGGCGGCAGGGTTTATGTGAAGAGGGGTTAA
- a CDS encoding LysE family translocator → MDTPQLLGSLALAWTAYFIAVVSPGPATLAIAGTAMGHGRRQAVALANGVLTGSFFWAVLAGAGMAAVVTKLAYGLVALKIIGGCYLLYLAYKSFRAAMRADAADMAPKIAGRLGLGAFYRRGLYIHLTNPKAIFAWVSLVSIGLPKAADHGTIILFIAGANIIGFLTFNALALMFSSGLVVRGYRKARRAIEGTMAALFTLAGLKLLTTRF, encoded by the coding sequence AGCTTCTGGGATCGCTGGCGCTTGCCTGGACCGCCTATTTCATCGCCGTCGTCAGCCCCGGCCCGGCAACGCTTGCCATTGCCGGCACGGCGATGGGCCATGGCCGGCGGCAGGCTGTGGCGCTTGCCAACGGCGTTCTGACCGGCTCCTTCTTCTGGGCCGTGCTGGCCGGCGCCGGCATGGCCGCCGTGGTGACGAAGCTTGCCTACGGGTTGGTGGCGCTGAAGATCATCGGCGGATGCTATCTGCTTTATCTGGCCTATAAGAGCTTTCGCGCCGCGATGCGCGCGGATGCCGCCGACATGGCGCCGAAGATTGCCGGGCGTCTCGGCCTCGGCGCCTTCTACCGGCGCGGCCTCTATATCCACCTTACCAATCCGAAGGCGATCTTCGCCTGGGTCTCGCTCGTCTCCATCGGCCTGCCGAAGGCTGCAGACCACGGCACGATCATCCTGTTCATCGCCGGCGCCAATATCATCGGCTTTCTGACCTTCAACGCGCTGGCGCTGATGTTTTCGTCCGGCCTCGTGGTGCGCGGCTACAGAAAGGCCCGTCGCGCCATCGAGGGGACGATGGCCGCGCTCTTCACGCTTGCCGGCCTGAAACTTCTGACGACAAGGTTCTGA